A single Xenopus laevis strain J_2021 chromosome 3S, Xenopus_laevis_v10.1, whole genome shotgun sequence DNA region contains:
- the LOC121402285 gene encoding mucin-17-like, protein MKGKVISIIICLTLLAAVTAWHQEPRKKSGLKPQDVPTVIRHPTVNKTNSSKSVFVEKEEHNGSKPRKRRDTMMVLEIRDPNEESGGKVRTTAKPMTRPSIKIGHYFINLGKHKRTSLESKRVQQQMAEIYEGSGTIDPTPEGSGEPETSYTVATSKTPVSFTTQSSVISTSSKCQNGGTHDGINCICPSNFYGLECEFIRDLHVGKHVDTFVKVTLKITNQDYTEALNDKTSAEYVKFESNFRTEMNKVYSDVPGYKGVQIGTVSRGSIVVEHNVTVETEYKNNTSVIENYDEIFRDVNTVLEKLVTENCTGQENSSLCIGANITTEEIYPTSENDICKMGIPENFLSFFTPVVNDKGLTCVSECNELSPRYMDCTRGTCQIQSVKGTHCLCPDANEYLYTSARCATRISKPAIYGSAGAVGAALLIIIITVAILLTREKKHKKKSTSEPFGNDKENKWYEDDEEWTNKNESIPATNSALQREDDIPKNKYSANKENFQPSLENVDTMIQMKIMRPEVNKPL, encoded by the exons ATGAAGGGGAAAGTCATTTCTATTATAATTTGTCTCACTCTTCTGGCCGCTG TCACAGCATGGCATCAGGAACCCAGAAAGAAATCTGGCCTCAAGCCCCAAGATGTCCCAACTGTGATCAGACATCCCACAGTTAACAAAACAAATTCATCAAAGAGCGTCTTTGTTGAAAAGGAGGAGCACAATGGTAGCAAACCCAGGAAAAGGAGAGACACCATGATGGTGCTGGAGATACGAGATCCAAATGAGGAAAGTGGAGGGAAAGTTAGGACTACTGCTAAACCAATGACACGACCATCGATCAAAATTGGACATTATTTCATCAATCTTGGGAAACATAAAAGAACGTCTCTGGAGTCTAAAAGAGTACAACAACAGATGGCGGAGATTTATGAAGGGTCTGGTACCATAGATCCAACTCCGGAGGGATCTGGAGAACCAGAAACAAGCTATACTGTTGCTACCTCCAAAACCCCTGTCTCCTTCACTACACAGTCATCAGTCATTAGCACATCGT ctAAATGCCAGAATGGAGGTACCCATGATGGAATTAATTGTATTTGTCCCAGTAATTTTTATGGATTAGAATGTGAATTCATCAGAGACCTTCATGTAG GAAAGCATGTGGACACCTTTGTGAAAGTGACTTTGAAGATTACTAACCAGGACTATACGGAAGCTCTGAATGATAAAACATCTGCTGAATATGTCAAGTTTGAGAGCAACTTCAGAACAGAG ATGAATAAAGTCTACAGTGATGTTCCTGGATATAAAGGGGTACAAATTGGCACTGTAAG CCGAGGAAGCATCGTTGTTGAGCACAATGTTACAGTGGAAACTGAATACAAGAATAACACTAGTGTGATAGAAAACTATGATGAAATCTTCCGTGATGTGAACACTGTGTTGGAGAAGCTTGTGACGGAGAACTGTACTGGGCAAGAGAACT CATCGCTGTGCATTGGGGCCAATATTACTACTGAAGAGATTTATCCTACAAGTGAGAACG ATATCTGTAAGATGGGAATTCCAGAAAACTTTTTGAGTTTCTTCACTCCGGTTGTGAATGATAAAGGTCTGACCTGTGTGTCTGAATGTAATGAGCTCTCCCCAAGATACATGGACTGTACACGTGGCACCTGCCAGATTCAGAGCGTTAAAGGGACCCATTGCTT GTGCCCAGATGCAAATGAATACCTGTACACCTCAGCAAGATGTGCGACGCGGATCTCAAAACCTGCCATTTATGGAAGCGCTGGAGCAGTTGGTGCTGCCCTGTTAATTATCATCATCACAGTGGCGATCTTACTGACCCGAGAGAAGAAACATAAGAAAAAGAG CACTAGTGAGCCATTCGGCAATGACAAGGAAAATAAATGGTATGAAGATGATGAAGAGTGGACCAATAAAAACGAAAGCATTCCGGCAACTAATTCAGCCCTGCAAAGAGAAGACG ATATACCGAAAAATAAATATTCCGCCAATAAAGAAAACTTCCAACCTTCTCTGGAAAATGTGGACACAATGATACAG ATGAAGATTATGAGACCAGAGGTCAACAAACCATTATGA